From a region of the Oryza sativa Japonica Group chromosome 6, ASM3414082v1 genome:
- the LOC107277265 gene encoding uncharacterized protein encodes MAATGGAAGEKTASSLLLGVRGYTSTLKNASTASCRLSAGHPIEVTLWEASPPALSHFSVHCPDLPSFNGNLLGAPKAIAAAVDDADGQLLLLLRVPIDQLGAPHDNDYLVYHPDPPSPKLDLLPNPPPPTLGDHQLAILSCGDDRYVVAALHVWSEFTSTLRLYRSSCSSGSWTSEEVSVEEPVRDRLCPIPDSAKRQLYHVTTKTITLGGAKGTVGWVDLWRGILLCDVLDEMSPRKLRDMPLPWPAKGNWRMYLNGDVSFCRDIAISQHKDSIKYLEMEIVSPRTVTTTIPTSTSADPTSYLEWVRRSREPQPTRRRSVFHPGSWRITTWSMPIPVTSWDDWRRDCTAESREVHLDTNPSHHYELLHSLMLSNSGDEHREEAQGQGATSSLSLGRLRLCYPALSCIDDDVVYLLGNAAGRGAKTGGMMVAVDVRNKELRGVAKLDPEKNTLYSMRCYLATGISKRLNTTTDTRVGRPEEDAEAAE; translated from the exons ATGGCCGCgactggcggcgccgccggggagaAGACGGCCAGCAGCCTCCTGCTCGGCGTCCGGGGCTACACGTCCACCCTCAAGAACGCCTCCACCGCCAGCTGCAGGTTGAGCGCCGGCCATCCCATCGAGGTGACTTTGTGGGAGGCGTCCCCGCCTGCCCTCTCCCACTTCTCCGTCCACTGCCCCGATCTCCCATCCTTCAATGGCAATCTGCTTGGCGCGCCTaaagccatcgccgccgccgtcgacgacgccgacggccagctcctcctcctcctccgagtcCCCATCGATCAGCTTGGTGCCCCGCATGACAACGACTACTTGGTCTACCATCCGGATCCCCCGTCTCCGAAACTGGATCTGCTCCCCAACCCGCCTCCCCCTACCCTCGGTGACCACCAGCTCGCCATACTCAGCTGCGGCGACGACCGCTACGTCGTGGCCGCCCTCCACGTCTGGAGTGAGTTCACTTCCACGCTGCGCCTGTACAGATCTTCTTGTTCGTCTGGGAGTTGGACATCGGAGGAGGTGTCCGTGGAGGAGCCGGTGAGGGACAGGCTGTGCCCGATCCCGGACTCAGCCAAGAGGCAGCTGTACCACGTCACCACCAAGACCATCACGCTCGGAGGTGCGAAGGGCACCGTGGGCTGGGTTGATCTCTGGCGCGGCATCCTCCTCTGCGACGTGCTCGACGAAATGTCTCCAAGGAAGCTCCGCGACATGCCGCTGCCGTGGCCGGCCAAGGGCAATTGGAGGATGTACCTCAATGGAGATGTGTCCTTTTGTCGGGACATCGCCATCAGCCAACACAAGGATTCCATCAAGTATCTGGAGATGGAGATCGTTTCACCAAGAACGGTGACCACCACCatacccacctccacctctgcAGATCCTACTTCATACCTTGAATGGGTTCGCCGCAGCAGAGAACCTCAGCCGACACGGCGACGCTCCGTGTTCCACCCTGGTTCGTGGAGAATCACTACATGGAGCATGCCTATCCCGGTCACTTCATGGGACGACTGGCGCCGTGACTGCACTGCTGAATCGCGTGAAGTCCATCTTGACACCAACCCAAGTCACCATTACGAGTTGCTTCATAGCCTCATGCTCAGCAACAGCGGTGATGAACACAGGGAGGAGGCTCAAGGTCAAGGGGCAACCTCTTCCTTGTCCCTAGGTCGCCTGCGTTTGTGTTACCCGGCCTTGAGTTGCATCGATGATGATGTTGTTTACCTCTTGGGCAACGCTGCTGGCAGGGGTGCTAAGACGGGAGGAATGATGGTCGCTGTTGACGTCAGGAACAAGGAGCTGCGAGGAGTGGCCAAGCTTGACCCCGAAAAGAACACCCTCTACTCCATGCGATGCTACCTTGCAACTGGGATCTCCAAACGCCTCAACACTACCACAG ACACAAGAGTTGGACGACCTGAGGAGGATGCAGAAGCCGCCGAGTAG